CGAGGGCGAGATGGGCGAAGAGGGATACACGGACGCAAGCCCGTTCTGCTCCGATGGTCCGCGGCTCGACGAGTTCCTTGCCGAAATGCGCCGCGAAGTGTTCGAGGGGCGCGAAGGCTACATGAACGTCGGCGAGGCGCCGGGCATCACTCCGGCACGCAACGAGTTCATCACCGATCCGGCCCACAAGGAGCTTGACATGCTGTTCCTCTTCGACCACGTGGGCATCGACCAGGAAGGTTCCAAGTGGAACACCGTGCCGTTCGAAGTCAAGAATCTGCGCGCCCGCCTCGCCGACCAGCAGGAGGCTGTGAAGAACGCCGGCTGGGCCAGCCTGTTCTTCTGCAACCATGATCAGCCGCGCGTCGTCTCCCGTTGGGGCGACGACGCTGATCGCGAGTCGCGCGAGCTGAGCGCCAAGGCGTTCGGCATGCTGCTGCACATGCACCGCGGCACCCCTTACATTTACGAGGGCGAAGAGCTGGGCATGACCAACGCCCACTTCACCACGCTCGAGCAGTATCGCGACCTGGAATCCATCAACGGCTACCGCCAGCGCGTGGAAGAAGCAAAATGCCAGTCCGCAGAATCGATGATGGCGGCGCTCGCGCTCATCGGCCGCGACAATTCGCGCACGCCGATGCAGTGGGATGCCTCCAGGTATGCAGGTTTCACCGCGCCGGACGCGGCGACGGAACCGTGGATCGGCGTCAATCCGAATCATGTCGAGATCAACGCAGCCGAGGAATTCGACGATCCCGAATCCGTGTACACGTTCTACAAGAAGCTCATCGCCATGCGCCACAACATGCCGATAATCGCTGTCGGCGATTTTTCTCCAATGGATGCGGGAAACGATGATGTCATTGCTTTTCAACGGCATCTGGAAGATACAACCATCATGGTGATCTGCAATTTGTCTTCAAAAAAGGCAACCATATCGGAATCACTCAGAATTAATGACAACAAACAACAAGTACTGCTTTCCAATTACTCGACAGCTCACGCTTTCAAATCTATGCATGATGGCGTACTTGATCCGTGGGAGGCGATAACAGTCCAGTTGTGAAACACAACTTTTACGACACGCATACCAAGAAAATACTTAATGCCGGACCGATGATGTCCGGAATGATTCGCACGTAACTATATGCAACTACTCGGATTGAGATATCGATAACAAAGGAAGAAGATTGATGATAAAGCAGCGAAGCGTGAATCAGATTACGGGAATAAAGAGTTCGTCGGTGCGTGTGAACAGGCATCGGGCGGATTGGCGTGGTTGGAAGTTCATGTGGCCGTTCGCGTTGGTGTTCACTTTTGTGTTCATCATTCCGATTCTGTACGCGATCTACATCAGCTTCTTCCAGAAGCAGATGGTCGGGGGTACCCAGTTCGTGGGAATCAACAATTACATTCGCCTGTTCCACGACCAGCAGTTCTGGAGCTCGGTCGGCAGGGTCGCGCTGTTCACCTGCGTGCAGGTGCCAATCATGCTGTTCCTGTCGGCGGCGATGGCCCTGGCGTTGGATTCCATGAAGCTGCACGGCGCGAAGTTCTTCCGCATCTCCACGTTCCTGCCGTACGCGGTGCCGGCCGTGGTGTCGACTTTGGTGTGGGGCTTCATGTACGGCGCGAAGTACGGTCTGGTCGGCTCCCTGAACGACTGGCTGGGCACGAACCTCGACGTGCTGAGCCCAAGCGTGCTGCTCGCTTCGATCGGCAACATCGTGACGTGGGAGTTCACCGGCTACAACATGCTGATCTTCTACAGCTCGCTGTCCACGATCCCGCATTCGCTGTACGAGGCCGCCTCGATCGACGGGGCGTCCGAGTGGCAGATCATCAAGTCCATCAAGCTGCCCGAACTGAAAGGCTCGCTCGCGATCACGGTGATCTTCTCGATCATCGGCTCGTTCCAGCTGTTCAACGAGCCGAGCATCCTGCAGAACATGGTGCCGGGCAACGCGATCACCACGTACTACACGCCGAACATGTACGCGTACAACCTGAGCTTCGCGGGCAACCAGTCGAACTACGCCGCCGCCCTGGCGATCACGATGGCCGTGATCACGATGGCGATCGCGTACGCGGTACAGCTCAACAGCATGAAGGAGCAGATGAAGTAACGCCCGGTGGCGCGAACCATCCGCATATAGGGGAAGAAACGCTAAGGAGCATCGAAAATGAGTGACGCAACAATCGCCGCGGGCACGGAGCAGAGGCTCACCGCTCAGGAGCTCAAAGCCCAGGAGAAGGCCGCGAAAAAGACCGAGAAGGAACGCCTCAAGAGGGTCGCGCGCGACGAGAAGGCCGAGCGCAAGAGGGCTGCGAAGTCCGGCTTCGCGAACGTGGCGAACCCGCGCAGGAGCACGCTGCTGACCATCGTGTGCGCGCTGTTCGCGGTGTACTGCCTGTTCCCGTTCGTGTACCTGCTGATCAACGCCACGAAGACGCAGGCGGACTTCACGTCCACGTTCGGTCTGGGCTTCGGCCGCACGTTCGCTTTGTGGGACAACATCAAGACCGTGTTCACCTACCAGGACGGCATCTTCGGACGCTGGTTCCTGAACACGATCCTGTACGTGGTCGTGGGCGCCGGCGGCGCGACCCTGCTCGCCATCATGGGCGGGTACGGCCTGGCGAAGTTCCGTTTCCCGGGACGCAAGGCCGTGTTCGCGGTGATCATCGGCGCCATCTCGGTGCCGGGCATCGCCCTGGCCGTGCCGCAGTTCCTGCTGTTCGCCAAGCTGAACCTGACGAACACCCCGTGGGCCATGATCATCCCGAGCCTGGTGTCGACGTTCGGCCTGTACCTGATGTGGATCTTCTCCGAGCAGGCGGTTCCGACGGAATTGCTTGAAGCCGCGCGAGTTGATGGAGCTTCAGAGTTCCGCACGTTCTTTCAGGTGTCCCTGCCGCTGTTGGCTCCGGGCATCGTGACGACGGCCCTGTTCACGATCGTGGCGACGTGGAACAACTACTTCCTGCCGTTGATCATGCTGAAGGATTCGAACTGGTATCCGCTGACGATCGGTCTGAACCAGTGGAAGGACCAGGCGAGCACCGCTGGCGGTCAGGCGATCCAGAACCTGGTGATCACGGGCTCGTTGATCACGATCGTCCCGCTGGTCATCGCGTTCCTGTGCCTGCAAAAGTACTGGCAGTCCGGTCTCTCGGCCGGCGCCGTCAAAGAATAACGGAGCCACAGTCCCACCGACTGCCCCGCACCACGATTGTTGACGAAAAACGGTAATCGAAGGCGCATTATGTGCATAAGGAGGACAGAATAAAACAAGATGAAGAGGTGTGTGCATCTAATACTTGCACACACCTCTTCATGTATTGCGGCAACCGAGATATGCGGATAGCATCCGAGCTTCACACAGAATCAGCCTCCATGAAGCACCCCTGTATATGCAACATGTCTCCATCACAAGCATTTATTTCTGTTTACTAGATGAAGATACAAAAGAAGCGATGAAACTGACGAGATTTCACATCAGAGGTATGCCTACAATGAAGCCACAACGGAAAAACGGCTCCGCACGAAGCATGAACCAACAAACGAAACGACGAGCCGCGTGAAAGGAAGAAAAATGCAGAACAATACCTTCGACCAGATCGCCAGCGCCAACACCGTTTCCATGGATGCCGGCCTCAGCCAGTTCGCCTTCGCCAAAGCCTCCTCCACCTTGTTCAAGAAGGTTTTCAGCAAGTAAGATTCCTAAAAGTCTTTATCAAACGCCTCGGCTGCTGTGATGAACCGGTTCAGCAGCCGAGGCGTTCTCATATATGCTCCTGTAACGGGCGGAGACCTCCCCGCCCGTTACAGACCGTCCGGCGGCCAGTCGAAACAAATCGCGGTTACGCGCCGACCAATTCGAGCATCTGCGGAATGCTCTTCTTGCCGAACTCGACCCGCTGCGTGCCGTCGGCCCGTGTGATGACGATGCAGGGCACGCTCATTGCGCCGTATTGGTCCTTAAGCTCAGGAAAATGCGAAACGTCGTAGGCCTCGGCGCGCACGGCAGGGTTTAGCGAGGCGAGGCGTTGGGAGGCGAGCACTGTCTCCGGGCACATCGTGCAGGTGAGCGAGACGAGAATCATGATATTCAGCGGGCTTGCAATGGACTTTGCCCGTTCGATCAGATCATCGCCCAACGGCTGACCAGGACCAGCCACGTTGTACAGGCCCAGCACGAACGAATTAAATTCATGACCGGAGGGCACGCCATGGAAGGCGAGACCAGTCGGCTCGCCATCCACCACCATGCGCACGCATGGACGCGCTGCCGGCAGCACGCTGTCGACGTCGAATACCGCACGACCCGTATCATCCTTCTCGTACTCACCATCATCCACCGTCGATTTCAGCTTGCCACCGGACAGCGCGACCAACGCATCGATGAATCCCCGCAGTTCCGTGGACAGCGGCGTATCGTCCAGTTCCAGAGCAAGCGTGACCGGCCGAGACATGCGGCCAAAGACCACGTTGAGCTGCTGTCTGGTGGCGTCGGAGAACAATTCGCCGGGCTTCCTAACGGCGTTCGCCGCGGCATCGGCGTTGCGTTTGGTGGCGGGCGCAGGCGTAGGTGTAGGCGCTGTAGCGTCCAACGAGGCAGCATCTGTCTTCGTTGTGGACTGCTCGTAGGCGCAAGAGACCGGGCGCTGTGGCGTCAAACCGGTTTTCTCGCTCATCCGCTTGGCGTACCGTTCCAACTCCACTGCGGCAATAGCGCCATCGGCGGTGGCAGTAACCACTTGCCGCAGGTTCTTGGCCCGCAGATCACCGGCTGCATACACGCCCGGCACCGAGGTTTCGAGATAGCCGTGCGTGACCACGTAACCATAATCGTCCAGCTCCACCACGCCGCGCACCAGATTCGTGGCGGGCACATATCCGGCGAACACGAACACGCCGAACGTGCCGCCATCAACAGGTTTCCACGTTTCGGTCTGGCCAGTGGCCCGGTTTAGGATCGAAGCTTCACGTAAACCACCTTGCCCGGCAGTGACACCTTGCAGCTCGACCTGGTAACGCACGTCGATCTTCGGATTGTTTTTTGCTGCGGCGGCCACCGCAGCGTCGCAAGTGAAGTCCTGTTCCCGTACGAGAACGGTAACTTTGGAGGCGTATGTGGTCAGAAACACGGATTCCTCGGCTGCTGCGAACCCTCCGCCGACCACCAGTACTTCCTTGCCGGCAAAGAACTCGCCATCGCAGGTGGCGCAGTAGGCCACACCGCGGCCAGCATATTCGGACTCCCCTTCGAACCCTAGTTTGCGTGGGCTGGCACCGGTGGCGATGAGAATACCAAAAGCTTTCAAGTCGCCGCGCGAAGTATGCACGGTTTTGACATCGCCATGCACGTCGAGGCCGATGGCTTCGGCGGAAAGGAATTCAGCGCCGAAATCCTGCGCCTGTTGACGCATGGTCTGGGTAAGCGCACGGCCAGTGGTGCGGCCAACGCCCGGATAGTTGACCACCTCATTGGTGATGGTGATCTGTCCGCCAAAATCATCTTTCTCGAGAATCAGTACGCGATATCGGGCACGGGCCAAATACAATCCCGCCGTCAGACCAGCGGGACCGCCGCCGATGACTATGACATCGTACAAATCATTTCGAGACATAACGACTCCCTTCGTGCCTTGATCTGGCTATTCAGGAGGTGCCCGGAGGATTCTCCTGGGCACCCCGTCGGATTAGCTTGACAAGCCGTCCGTCAAGCGACGATCACAGTTGACCAACAAGATCAAGGCTAGGTTCAATAGTGTCCTCGCCTGGAGTCCAGTTGGCAGGGCAAACCTGATCGCCATGTTCGTGGACGAACTGAGAAGCTTGCACACGGCGTAGCAGTTCTTCGGCATTGCGGCCCACATTGGAAGAGATGACTTCATAAGCCACGACCTTGCCTTCGGGGCTCACAATGAAGTCACCGCGTTCGGCCATGCCATCGACTTCGTTGTAGGTGTCGAGATCCTTGGCCAATAGAGCGGTCGGGTCGGCAAGCATCGGATATTGAATCTTGGCGATCCTTTCATTGGCGTCATGCCATGCCTTGTGCACGAAGTGGGTGTCGCAGGAGACAGAGTAGACCTCGCATCCAATTTCCTTGAACTTGGCGTAGTTGCGGGCCAGATCCTCAAGTTCAGTGGGGCACACGAAGGTGAAATCAGCCGGGTAGAAGAAGAACAGGGACCAGTGGCCGAGCACATCAGCCTTGGTCACCTCATGGAACTCGTTGTTCTGGAACGCGTTCACCTTAAAATCGGTCAGTTCATGCTGCAGGAGAGTCATCATCGGTCCTTTCGCTGATTGTCAATTATCGGGCTTCTGCCGTTTTCCATCGTAACGTGATTCTCTGGAATCCGCGCGGGCGTAACGCGTGAGCCTCATCACATCATTACTAACAGTCACGCTGACGGACCA
This window of the Bifidobacterium pseudocatenulatum DSM 20438 = JCM 1200 = LMG 10505 genome carries:
- a CDS encoding glycoside hydrolase family 13 protein, giving the protein MTDFNRSTLPDTVRSNGATPNPWWANAVVYQIYPRSFQDSNGDGVGDLKGITSRLDYLADLGVDVVWLSPVYKSPQDDNGYDISDYQDIDPLFGTLEDMDELLAEAHKRGLKIVMDLVVNHTSDEHAWFQASRDKDDPHADWYWWRPARPGHEPGTPGAEPNQWGSYFGGSAWQYDPKRGEYYLHQFSRKQPDLNWENPEVRKAVYKMMNWWMDRGIDGFRMDVITLISKRLDGHGRLPGEIDSELSEGEMGEEGYTDASPFCSDGPRLDEFLAEMRREVFEGREGYMNVGEAPGITPARNEFITDPAHKELDMLFLFDHVGIDQEGSKWNTVPFEVKNLRARLADQQEAVKNAGWASLFFCNHDQPRVVSRWGDDADRESRELSAKAFGMLLHMHRGTPYIYEGEELGMTNAHFTTLEQYRDLESINGYRQRVEEAKCQSAESMMAALALIGRDNSRTPMQWDASRYAGFTAPDAATEPWIGVNPNHVEINAAEEFDDPESVYTFYKKLIAMRHNMPIIAVGDFSPMDAGNDDVIAFQRHLEDTTIMVICNLSSKKATISESLRINDNKQQVLLSNYSTAHAFKSMHDGVLDPWEAITVQL
- a CDS encoding carbohydrate ABC transporter permease; the protein is MIKQRSVNQITGIKSSSVRVNRHRADWRGWKFMWPFALVFTFVFIIPILYAIYISFFQKQMVGGTQFVGINNYIRLFHDQQFWSSVGRVALFTCVQVPIMLFLSAAMALALDSMKLHGAKFFRISTFLPYAVPAVVSTLVWGFMYGAKYGLVGSLNDWLGTNLDVLSPSVLLASIGNIVTWEFTGYNMLIFYSSLSTIPHSLYEAASIDGASEWQIIKSIKLPELKGSLAITVIFSIIGSFQLFNEPSILQNMVPGNAITTYYTPNMYAYNLSFAGNQSNYAAALAITMAVITMAIAYAVQLNSMKEQMK
- a CDS encoding carbohydrate ABC transporter permease, whose amino-acid sequence is MSDATIAAGTEQRLTAQELKAQEKAAKKTEKERLKRVARDEKAERKRAAKSGFANVANPRRSTLLTIVCALFAVYCLFPFVYLLINATKTQADFTSTFGLGFGRTFALWDNIKTVFTYQDGIFGRWFLNTILYVVVGAGGATLLAIMGGYGLAKFRFPGRKAVFAVIIGAISVPGIALAVPQFLLFAKLNLTNTPWAMIIPSLVSTFGLYLMWIFSEQAVPTELLEAARVDGASEFRTFFQVSLPLLAPGIVTTALFTIVATWNNYFLPLIMLKDSNWYPLTIGLNQWKDQASTAGGQAIQNLVITGSLITIVPLVIAFLCLQKYWQSGLSAGAVKE
- a CDS encoding FAD-dependent oxidoreductase gives rise to the protein MSRNDLYDVIVIGGGPAGLTAGLYLARARYRVLILEKDDFGGQITITNEVVNYPGVGRTTGRALTQTMRQQAQDFGAEFLSAEAIGLDVHGDVKTVHTSRGDLKAFGILIATGASPRKLGFEGESEYAGRGVAYCATCDGEFFAGKEVLVVGGGFAAAEESVFLTTYASKVTVLVREQDFTCDAAVAAAAKNNPKIDVRYQVELQGVTAGQGGLREASILNRATGQTETWKPVDGGTFGVFVFAGYVPATNLVRGVVELDDYGYVVTHGYLETSVPGVYAAGDLRAKNLRQVVTATADGAIAAVELERYAKRMSEKTGLTPQRPVSCAYEQSTTKTDAASLDATAPTPTPAPATKRNADAAANAVRKPGELFSDATRQQLNVVFGRMSRPVTLALELDDTPLSTELRGFIDALVALSGGKLKSTVDDGEYEKDDTGRAVFDVDSVLPAARPCVRMVVDGEPTGLAFHGVPSGHEFNSFVLGLYNVAGPGQPLGDDLIERAKSIASPLNIMILVSLTCTMCPETVLASQRLASLNPAVRAEAYDVSHFPELKDQYGAMSVPCIVITRADGTQRVEFGKKSIPQMLELVGA
- the ahpC gene encoding alkyl hydroperoxide reductase subunit C is translated as MTLLQHELTDFKVNAFQNNEFHEVTKADVLGHWSLFFFYPADFTFVCPTELEDLARNYAKFKEIGCEVYSVSCDTHFVHKAWHDANERIAKIQYPMLADPTALLAKDLDTYNEVDGMAERGDFIVSPEGKVVAYEVISSNVGRNAEELLRRVQASQFVHEHGDQVCPANWTPGEDTIEPSLDLVGQL